Sequence from the Phoenix dactylifera cultivar Barhee BC4 unplaced genomic scaffold, palm_55x_up_171113_PBpolish2nd_filt_p 000488F, whole genome shotgun sequence genome:
GATCGGGCGGTTGTATCTCCATGTTAGATTCAGCACTTTCCGACATTCTAGGTTGTGTCAGCTGCAGCCCCCATTCTGCTTTGAGAAGATATGGTTGTCGTACCTCCAGTCCTGGGACATTGTCCAAGAGGCAAAGGCAATGTCGGTACGGAGTGATGCCATGCAGAGGGTTCGCGCAGACTGGAGCTTACCAAGCGCAGACTCCATAGGTGGAACTGTGTTGTAGTAGGGGATATATTCAGGAGGCTAGAGGAGGTGGATGCGTCCATTGCCGAGCTTCAGGGGAGGGAGGACCATATGGGTGGGCTGTCAGAGGCCGACTTGAGTAATTTGTGGCGGAAGCTCGCCATGCACCACTTTCTCCTGAGGCAGCAGGAGGTGTTTTGAAAACCGAAGTTCCGAGTCCAGTGGATGAAGGAGGACGATAGGAACACTCTCTTCTTCCACCGATCGACCATTATTAGAAGGCAAAGAAGTATGATTCGTTCCTTGAGAGATGGGACTAGATAGTGGGTAAAGGAGGAGAGCTCGATCCGACGAGTGCTGGTGGGCTTTTTTAGATCCAGGTAGATGGAGGATGGCGGATCTGAGGGCAACACCATGTTTCCGCAGCCAAACACTGTGGTGGGGGCGGTGAAGAATGCTGTCTTGGTGAGAGCCATCTTCGAGTCTAAGGTCAGGGAGGCAGTTTGGGCTCTGGGTGAGGACAAAGCCCCAGGGCCTGGTGGCTTCCCCCCTCCTTCTTCTGGAGGTACTGGGGTATTGTTGGAAGGGCGGTGGTGGAGGTAGTCCAGTTATTCTTCAATACGACAGTCACGACAGACGATTGGAAGGCCACTTTGGTTACCTTGATTCCGAAGCGGCACGATGCGGCGGAACCTAGCCACTATAGGCCTATCAGTCTATGTACCACCCTCTACAAGGTAGTAGCTAAGATTCTGATAGGCAGGATGAAGCCATTGCTACCTAGTCTCATTTGTCAAGAGCAGGAAGCTTTTGTTGGAAGGTGAAGCATCTCTGACAATGTTATGATTGCCCAAGAGATGAGTGGGATCTGCACCGAGCTCCGAGGCGGCATTGCTTCATGGCAGTGAAGCTTGACATAGAATGGGTATATGATAGAGTCCGAGTACAGAAATGCGGGTGCGATAGGAGATCAGAGGGATGTTTGGCATGAGGGAACAAAATAGGGCCTTGGTACTATTTGGGAGTCTCTATTATCGGAAAGAGGTTGTGAGTGTCAGAGTGCCTCAGTGTGGTTTAGTGTATCTAAGAGCGGTCAGAGGGCTGGGGGCGGCTTCGCTGTCCATGATGGGTAGGGTGACCTTGATGAGGTCGGTCTTGTGCTCTATGCCGGTCTACCTCATGTTCAATACCGTTGTCCCTAAGACGGTGCTGCCGAGCATCGAGCGGCTTGTTCAGGCCTTTCTCTAGGGGTCTTATGGCGGTGGCCACGGGGTGCATCTTGTAGCTTGGGAGTCTATCTGCCAGCCAACCTAAGTTGGGGGACTAAGGTGCAATCTCTTTTGATGAGGAGAAAGGCACTGATCACCCGGCATGCAGCCAGATTTGTTCTGGAGCCATATTGCTTTTGGAGTTAGGTGATGGCAGCCCTGTATGGTCTTGCTTGGATGGGTGAGGTACTGACAAGGGGCCGAAAATGCTCTTCCATTTGGCGAGAGATCCGTAGGTATGTGCCTTTGGTCTTGACTAACTGTAGATGGCCGATCGACGATGGGCAGAGTGTGGATGCAGTGGAAGACCCCTGAGTGGACTCGCTCCTGGTTAGGCATTGGCCAACTATGGTCCATGTCGAGGCCTTGGGAGGACTTTGGGTATGCGACCTTCTTCACCCTGGAGGGGTAGGGTGGGATACCACCCGGATCACCCAGCTATTTGGAGATCAGCTTGCGGAGAGGATCTAGTTAGTGCCAATTTCGGGATGTGCCAGCCCCGACGTGAGAGTGTGGAGCTCGACCTGCAGATCCAAGATTAGGGTGGGCGATTTCTACAGCATTTTCCAAAGTGAGCAGCACGCGAGGGTGGATTACGCACTTCGGCCTGCACCCGAGGGTGGCCTTATTCCTCTAGAAGGTTGCCTGGGGCTGGCTCCCAACGAGATTTGTCCTGAGTGGAAGGGGTTTGGATGTTCACCCTCAGTGCCCCTTGTGCCAGGTGGTTGAGTCAGCAGACCATGCTTTATTCCAGTGCCAACATGCGAGGAGGATCTCGGAGCTTGCCATGACCCATTGGAGGTTTGGTGTCACTCGACGTCCTTTCTGCAGGTGATCAGATGGCGGGCTATTATCCCGTGATCCCGACAGGTGGCTACTATGGTGACCTATATAGCTTATCAGATCTGGCTGTCCAGGAACACCTGGACATTTGGTAAGAGCTGTCCCCCACCGAGGTTCATGGTCGAGCGGGCCTGACTCTAGGCGATAGAGATTGCTCAATCGCAGCTGTTGGATGGACCCTTGATAGCTCAGGATATCTGGGGCTCTACTTCTGCTCGTGGAGCATCTCGTATGGTATTTTTTGCCTGGGAGCCCCCATCGCCAAGTTTCCTCAAGGTAAATTTTGACAGATGCCTATTGGATGGTGGGAGAAGGGGATGTGCCGGCTTTATCATCAGAAGGCCGGAGTCCAGAGTGATTGCGGCTGGTGGTTGGCAGATCTTCGACACCTTGATCCCGGAGGTTGAGCTGAGGGTGGCTTGGGCTGGCTTAAGTTATGCTCGGCGGGAACTGCAGGCAAGAGTTGTACTGCTCGAGGGCGATTCAGTGACAGTCACTGGCTGGATTTAGCAGAACGTAGGTGGGGTGGGTGACTACCATCCGCTGCTTAGGAACATCCGGACTATGGTCCATAGTGGAATGGCTTTGCAGACAAAGCATGTGTATAAagaggccaatggggcagcGGATTGGGTGGCCTTATATGTAACCAACCACTTCAAGGATACTCTTTGGGTGGGGGAGAGAGGGTTACTAGGTGCGCTTCGAGACctattattttttaacttttttggcTGTATCCATACCTGTAATGTAGATATATCCGTTttagcgaaaaaaaaaaaaagacgacaTGAATGACCACTAGCTTCTGTAGTCGGAGCTCTGGACACCAAATATCCAGCAGGGGGCTGGGTACTTAAAATGAACAGCGATGAACTGTTGTTAATCCATGCCACCACAGTGGTTGTATCCCCCTCCAACCAGACCGGCCCAGGTAGCCTGAAGCTCGGCTTCAGGAACAGAACCGTTGGTTTGAGGCCTGACCTCCTGCACCTATTCTCTTATGtcaatttcttgttttattCGAACAATAAaactagtaacaacatatctgATTTAATTAATGTTAAAGTGTTGGAAAGTGAAGACCATTCACTCTTGCGTTGCGACTCGCAAAGTGACTGCAGACCCTCTTCCCATCTCCAAAGCCACTTCGGCACTTAGAAAATCATTACTTCATTCCCCATTTCCATACTGAACCACGTACATAATAGTTGCTCACTTTTCCCGGGAACTATTTTAGGTTTGTCACTTCCACCAAGCTAAAAGTTATCTGATAAGAGATTTATGTATTGAATATGATACCATCATTCTTCAAGTCGCATGGGATTTCCATTTTGAATGGCACCTGTTGGTTGACTTTGTTCAGTATCATCAAGAATAAGAACTCACAACTCTCAATGGAGGTTATTTTCTAGTCTTGTGCCTTGCAACTCCAAGAAACCAAGGCTTCAACTACCAAAATCAAGTAAGACTGCAAAGTAGCAAGCCACTTGAATCACCGAATTTTCTCCTAACCTTCAAGTCTGGTTTGAGTCCCAGAATCGCAACATTCTTCTCCATCTAAGTTTGGTACAATAATTAGCTCTACCTAGAATTCAACATCCCACACGAAATTGACACAACCTAACCCGAAATAGGCCACTGTTTCTTTTTTGCCAGGGATTGAACCAAACCTTGGAAAAATCTTGGTCCTACGCCTCGGTACGGATCGTTGACGTGCCTCATCCCAGTGATAACGTTTTGGCCTGGGCGGTGGGAGCCCACACGTTCCGACGATCTCGTACTCCCGATACGTTTAAATAGAAGAGAATTTTCGCCAATCTCCCCTGTCCTCCCATGGCGGAGCTCAAAGAGCGGCTCCTCCCGCCCAAACCCTCGTTCGCCACCGCCACACCGGCGGCCTCGAATCCTCAGGAACCCTCCGCCGCCTGCGCCGGGCACCGCCCCCTCTTCCAGGGCATGGACTTCCTGGGGCTCAAGAAGCGGGGTCAGGGCCGCCGGTCGTGGATCTGCGTCGACTCCACGACGGGGGGCTCGCAGGTGATCGAAGTGGACAAGTTCACGATGATGCGGCGGTGCGACCTCCCAGCCCGCGACCTCCGCCTCCTGGACCCGCTTTTCGTCTACCCCTCCACCATCCTTGGCCGGGAGAAGGCCATCGTCGTCAATCTCGAGCAGATCCGCTGCATCATCACCGCCGACGAGGTGTTCCTCCTCAACTCCTCCGACGTCTATGTCTTGCAGTACGTCGCGGAGCTCCAGCGCCGCCTCACCGCCCACTCTGTGGACGCCCTCGCCGGCGGGTCCACTCCGCCGGACTGCCTCCCCTTCGAGTTCCGGGCACTCGAGGTCGCACTCGAGGCCGCCTGCACCTTCCTTGATGCACAGGTACCATCTTGATTCCCTTGTTTCGCGCTTTAGACTCTAGGTTTCTTTCATGCGAGATTTGCTCTAATATAGTGGCTTAGGAGACAACCTGAACCTAAACCGATAACTGAACCGATATTGGTCGAAGAGTACAAAACGAGTTTAGAGTTTGGATGGTTGATGCAACAGTGATATGGTGTGGTGATTGTCCCCCCTCCTGCATGGAAAATGGATATAGTATTTGAGACTGAATCGGTACTCATTAACATGGTACCGGATTGGTTTGTTATCGGACATATGGTATCGGTACCTTGGGTGTTCTCTTTGCGGGCATAACATAGTAATGCAGTTGGTGCAGGCAAAAGACTGTTAAATGGATCTTGATCGATTACATAAAAGGATTTGTGAATCTACTCTAGAAAAATACTGAATAATTGCTACTTGAGGAGTTGTTGGATTGGTTTCCATGGAGTTTGTTGTTGGAGATGCGTGAAGAATACTTATCTCTGGAAGGAGCTTTAGTGGCATTGTTTGCAGAATTTTGAATTGAAGAGTAACCTGGTTGATGGTGAGAATGCTTCATGATTTAGAAGTGTACCGCACAGACCATCAAAGGACATGCTATGTGCATGAATGTGAAACCAAATTTTCAATAGTCCAATCCAAGGTATTGGACTGCGGTGGAAACAAGACCATCATCACTAATCAATTGATAAATGATGCCACCCAGCAACCCAGCCTATTGATTTGATATATTCTGGAACAGTCAAGATACCTGTATTGACTTGAGAAAGAGTATCATTAAGATGCATGACAGGTCGTGAACGGAAAGAGCAAATGTCCGGGTCAAACTGGGTCATGTTCCATTGGAAGTGGATGAATCAGGAACATGACAAAGAAAATCAAGTGAGAGCAAACTGCGTAATTTCAAATGCAAATGAAATTGATACAGCCGGCCGGCTATGAAAGAGAAGGAATTTTGTTATTGTCAGACAACTATAATATATAGACAATTTCCTTGACAGTAAGGAGTCTATTTCTGTCCTCTTTTTGGTTGCTGGACTTTCTCTCATACGGGCTCTTGCTTtcactttcacaaagaaattttgTTTTTCATATTTTGAAAATGTAGTGAAAGTTTGCCACACAAAGATGACTGAAGAGATTTAGAAAATCCAATATAGGGTCAAAGATAAGAAGATGTTTTGAGATCTCTGGACCATGCCTTGTGAACTTGTCTCTGCTTGCTACGTTTGTGTTCCTTTGTATTTACTGACACTATGCTCCTATCAAGATCCTCTTGAAATGTAAACTTCCTAATTTTCCCTTGCTTTCCTCTAAGTCTTTCAACTGAATTGTTGGTTGAATCTCCTTCAAAATCAGGTACCACTTATCGTTGTCCGACACCCAACATTAGCTTGCTTCACACATTTTGACCTTAGAAGACTTTGAAGATAGTGAAGCCTCATCTGAAAATTGGCAGAGCCTTTCCAAAAATTAAGCGTAAAACTACAGCCAACTCTCCTAACCACAAACTTTTGTGGAAATTGGTCCTTTCAACAATCCTTAAGAGGACATCGTAGTGCATAAGAATCCCAAATGACAAACCAAAGAAAACATAAAACTTCATGTTTGCAGGGCTTCATAACCAAATTGTGTAGTTTAAAATGCATTCCTTGGTGTACTAGTGGCATGCCGGCTTAGCATTGGAAGATTTAGATCATGGTTCACCATGTCGTTTAGTGCCAATGCTTGCATGTATTGGCATATCATCATGCTAAGTACTAGTTCACTGTTGGCAGTGTGCTAGTGCTGCATGTTTTGATGCAACACATCATGCCGTGCTGCACTGAAATCCATTAATGGAAGAAAAGAAGCTTTaccaagaagttctttcaacttTTCATCTCCATTCTCAAGTTATCCTTATCTTGTAAGAAGGCAGGGAAATGCTCCAGAACAAAATAAGTAAGGCAGACTACTTTCTCGCTTAAGATTATGCTCTAAACAAGGACACTAAATTTCTTCCCTGTATTTCTCAATAAAACCTTGGATAATGATGTTTCTCTTAAAAGATATTAAAATAGATCATGGCCGCCATCCACCATAGGTAAATGACCACCACATTATTTATCTTTTGAAATTATCACATTATACTATGCCCCTCTCAAAGCCTCAATGAATGCTGAGATTTATGTGTACATAATGCTCATTCTTTCACATGGGTAATCATAAAATTAAGGTTATGTGTGTTTGTAGCACACTAGGACTTAATAAGGACTCCATTCTGAATTTGAATATACAGGATATTGTACTAATTGTCAGAGtgtgaaaaatatatagatatgAAATGCATATAGACAATGCTTCACCAGTATTCCCTTCCACCCTGTTTGGCCTTCAAACTACAGAAAgaatgcctctctctctctctcaaacacTTAGCAATTGTGCGAGTGGCAAGAGGTGATTGGGTACGATTACATTGCTTATAAATAGCTTTGCATTGATATCATATGACAACATGAATGCATGTGGATTCTGTAGTCATAGTCAAAAATTGTAGCTGAGAAGGTGCATCTTAAAACATttatgttataaataaaataactcACCCACGCATGGATTCCTTTGTGCATCCATAAATAGATGTCTCCTTTTTCGCTTACTCTTAACAATAACCTGCAAGCAAGATCCTTTATATATTGGGTCTACAATTCTGAATTATAATATATACCACTGAAGTTCTGGGGCTTTATACTCTTGTGTGACCCACTTGTTTGTTGATCGATTACCCACTGTGTACAATTAACTGGCCCTGTTCTGAACTGCAGATAATTAACACCTGGACTATTATCACCACAGGTGCCAGGAGCCACCACAGGTGCCAGGAGCCCATTGACCACTGCCAACAAACAGAAAATATTTGAGATACTATGTGTATATTTTCACAAGAAAAGGAATCAATGCTTTAAATTTTTGAGAAAGTATGGACcaatatttctaatttttgaagaaaatattGAATCAGTCAATGTTAGACACCTTTTGCCACCATATGTAAAGGTGCTGTTCTCAAGTGGTTTATTCTGAATGCAGTTTTGTTTCCATTTTCCCTAGTGAATGCATCCTTAATATTGCAAATGTATGCTTAAACTTAGTTCAAACCAGTTCATGAGACCTGAAGTAGAATCTTCACCTCTATGTTTCTTATTTTAACCTGTATCTTTTGTTTTTGTATTTAACTAATTGTGGATCTTATTCATCTGCTGAAGTGCataacaattatttatgattCGTGGCTGGCTGATATTAATATCATATGTGTGTGTCTACATTTTGTCCCTGAATAGAAACTGAAGATGACTGTAAAATTCATTAGGTTGCTGAACTAGAAATTGAAGCATACCCTGCATTAGATGAGCTGACATCAAAGATCAGCACACTTAACTTGGAACATGTGCGCCGATTGAAAAGCAGGCTCGTTGCATTGACTAGGAGAGTTCAAAAGGTAGACCCTTAATGTCAGCTGCCGCTTAGCAATTTCATATATATCTCTCTCCTGCTGTTTTTAATACCATTAAAGTTTTGCTTGGATAGGCTCGGGATGAGATAGAGCAGTTGatggatgatgatggtgatatGGCTGAAATGTATCTTACGGAGAAGAAAAGACGAAAGGAAGCATCATTCTACAGTGACCAGTCTATGCAAGGATTTGGTTGTATTGGTGCTGGAGTATCAGTTTCTGCTCCAGTTTCACCTGTTTCTTCACCACCTGAACCTCGCAAGCTTGTTGAGAAGAACTTGAGCCTTGCTAGAAGCAGACAAGAAGATAGTATGAAAAGTTCTGGCAACACCGAAAACGTAGAGGAGTTGGAGATGCTGTTGGAAGCTTACTTTGTGGTCATTGATAGCACTCTTAACAAACTGACCTCGGTAATcaatgaattttattttatttttataacatTCTCTGGCAtaatttaaatatctaaagattGGTTGTCTACACTATCTTTTCAGCTAAAGGAGTACATTGATGACACAGAAGATTTTATCAACATTCAACTGGTATTTTTCCCTTCTCCTGAGTTTTATGGTTAATGCTGTACCTTGCTCGTGATTATATTTGTAACATACAATGCCATACTGAGCTGATCCAAAGGggttaaaaaattattaatgaCACATAAGCCATTTCATGATCCGAACAACTGATTCTTTCTGATCTATTTTGTCAAATCGGATGACTAAACAAGAGAGAAATAAAAATCATTTCTTTCTACAAGTCAAGTGATTCTTTAATTTCTGATGATAATGTGACAATGTTCTGATAGATGTATTATATACATTTTAGCGAACCTGTAATAGTAGTGCTTTGTTTTCTTGTGAAGACATGTGACTGATGATGACGTCTACTGATATCTCTGCTATTATACAAGCATTAGAGTAGCGTTCCATGATAACTATAGATAAGTAAATTCTGTTGGGATAATATTATGTGCCTCGATCatgtaaaaaaaattcaataacaaGAAATGTCCACTAATTCAATGATGTATGCCTGCGATGAGTCTTAAATGACAGTGGGATGGGAACTTCAGGTGCAGCTAATTCTCAAAACATAGTAATACGGAGTTATATGTATGTACTCGAGCATGTTGTCTTCTGTAGCTTACTAATACAAAATTGTTGATTAGAAGTTGGGGTAAAAggataaagttcatcaaaaatcCCATTACCGATTTCAGGGAATTCAAGTGCCCTCAATCTGAGCACAAAAATTGAGCATTATTGTTGTGATTACCATAAGACTTAGTGCTATTGGCTTGAAGAAATACTTTTTAGTTCACCGAGAAAATAAATAAGTTCTTTTGCCAGCACACATGAATATTATTGTAGAACTGTAGCCAGACCACCCTAGGTGCAGTCACATGCCTTGATATTTAATTTATTCCACTAGTTTATACACAAGATAAATTATATGAATTCAGTAGATCATTGAGCTATGAAATGTACAAAGTTCTAGTATTGATAAACATGTGATTGGTAGCTTATTTgtataaatttttgaaaaatcttGTGCTCTCCAAAGTCCAAAACACTCTTTGTAGAGCAATAATTACATTGCAAACCATTCTTCATAGATTTCATGAATGTATATAGTAGCAATGATTTACATTTGATTTAAGAGGTTGTTTGAAGCCCTATAGTTGAAGTTACACTGCAATTCAAGTTGTGTTGCAACTTAAGTTGTAACGGTTGACTTACAATGAAACCCACTTTTTGTGTTTGGAGCAAGGTATGCTGTACCTgtaccggtaggcgtaccggtcgccTATTGGACTGATACAGAACCGGTCACCTATCGGACAGATAcggtaccggttcggaccggtttgTACCTATAATGAATTGGCCAACGGCGCGTGGCGCGTGCACGGCCACAATGCCACAGTGGGCTGTGGCATCCCgctgtggcattaaatgccacagagcGGCATAATTCCCCAGCTAGTGGCATTTAAATGCCGGTGCCAGTTCGCAATAGGCGAATCGGTTGGAATCAGTCCGGTTCCGTCCGATTCGCATCGTCCGATTCGCTCTTATACCGAccgataccggccggtacgggctctgTACTGCTCGGTTCCAGCCCCAATAGGGCTGGAACTATTTTTCACTACGAAACCGTACCGGTCAGGGATCGGACCGATACAGTAcgtgctgaaccggccggtacgggctggttcagcataccatggtttGGAGGAGAGTTTGGAGAAAAGAGTGGTGAAACTAGAAagatggagaggagagggggtgtGGCCCTATCTTGTGATTATGGTAGTTCGTGCCACCATGTTCCAAGATATGCTGTACCGGTACTGGTAAGCGTACCGGTCGCCTACTGGACCGGTATGGTTCTAGTTCAGATCGGTTTGAACCGGTACCAAACCGGCCAACGCATAGCGTGCACAGAAAAACGTGTGCGGCCGCGCGCGTTAAATGCCGCAGAGTGGCATTAAACGTGCTCGCACGGGCGTGTGCTGCCCCACCCGCAGGCTCGCTTCCCCGAGGGCGAGTACTGGTGCGAACCGGTccagttcgcaccggtaccggGCTTGTACCGCTCTCGGGGCAGCCGTTTTCCACGCTTGAATCGGACCGGTCAGAAACTGGACTGGTCCGGTATAGGCTGAACCGGCTGGTACGAGCCGGGTCAACATACCATGCCATGTTCTTCACCAAAGTTACTCTAAAAGCCCTTCAATAGAACCTATGTCGCCAACATCAATGAAGTCTAAGATATGGTGTATCTGACAGATATTTTGTCGAACACTTGCTAGTGGATGCTAAGTTGGAGCACTCGACGTACATGGAGATGAGGTATTTTGGATGAAGAGGTTAATATCAAAGCTATCGATGGCGAGGGCGAGGGCGAGGGTGTGGACCTGGACCCCTATGGGGATGGAGCGGGCAGCGGTGATGGCTTTATGGAGGGTGAAGAAGGTGAAGGAGAGGTGTGGGATAGGGGGCTAGAGGTGGTGCATGGTGGTGTAGAAGCAGAGGTGTGGGTGATGGAGGAGTAGGAGGGTGGATGTCACCATAGGTGAGGGCAGCATTGCAAATGAGGGCGGTTCAAAGGAAAGGGTTGGAGTGCAGGATTTGGGCAAAGATGAGGATTGAGTAGGGGTGGGTGGTGACACGGTGGTCGGCAAGGTGATAGAGGATGTGGGTGATGAGGAAGCTACTACGGTGAAGATTGACATAGAGGAGGCGGTTGTGGGCTTCCCCAAGGTGGGGGAGGCCTGCGACAACATCAAGTGTGGCAACAAGGAGGGATTTGAGAGCGAggtgagagaggagaggggtagtgaaggaggtggaggagagatTGGGGAGAGGTCTGGTGAGGTACGATTAGGGAGATTTGGAGGGAGGTGAGGTTGAGATGGGGCACCAAAAGGGAGGGAGGCAATAACATGGGGTGAGGTGCTAAAGCTTTGATCCAGATAGAataaagagattttttttttcttaaattaagatacCTATTTGAACAACTGCAACTTATCTCACGGCCATTTTGACCACGATTCAACATACCACATGATAGCCTTGAGTTATAGTCCAACAAGCAACTCAATTTATTGTGCAATTTGAGTTGCAGGTAAAGCTGATCATGGGTCGGTCCTTGGGCCTAAAATAGTATTCATTTTTAATTGGGCTTCGGTTCGAGTGTATTTAAAATTTGGCATTTTCTTGGCCTAAGCCCGACACATGATCAACTCTACTTGTAGGCATTCAAACAAGCATGTTGGCCCGCTTATGTAACTCAAGTTGCATGGGGATTTACTTACAAGACTCCTAACAACCTTTAAGTACAAATTGTTAagtatattttttctaaaattaagcAAATAGTTGTTTTTATGTAGGAATTTATAGAACATAGAGGATTCCGAATTTAAGCAACTACTTGTTCACCTTGACAATCAAAGAAACCCTATCTGGGTGTTTTGACCGtggtatttttctttctctgcTTTTTGGATGCATAGAAACTAGAAGTCCCGGACTCTATGACTTGGTTGTTGCACCATCAAACTATAGTACCATATAAAAGAGCAATTGCACCAAGGTCGGCGGAACTGTCCCGAATTGCCCGGTTCGGGGTGTCTCGAGCCGTACCGGCTGCGGACAGAGATGGTTCCGGTGATGAAAACGAGATCGGcgctggaggaggagaagacgaaggaaaaggaggaagagagagagagagcgggggagggagagagaggaagaggaaggaagagagagaaaggttgAGGCAAGAGAGCCGTCGTGCGGAGGAAGGAGCTGGGGAAGAGGCACTCGCTCTGATTctctatttcttttgaaacagGGGTTGGAGgggcttcttttatttttggagATTTTAAGTAAAAGTCGGCAAACCCAGTGGCGACTTcacttattttttaaaatattttaaaatctcAAAATAAAAGGGCCCCTCCGGCCCCTATTTCGAATGAAACAAGAGACTGGAGGGGTCTTGGTGAGAAAGAGCAGAATGTGAGAACTCCCTTTGTGCTAATTGCGGAAAAGGTGCGTCTCCGGTTCAACTGTTTTCCGTAGCTTTCCGGCATTTCTCCAGCTTTTGCCTCCTCCGCGCGGCAGCTCTCCGGCCCTCCACTGGCTCTCTGCTggcctcccccttctctctcttttttcctctcttgttcttcctttctCCTGTCTCTTCTACTGTGTCGGTATGGGCACGGCACAACATGGCGTGGGCCCGTACCGATTGATCTCGCCGGGCAACCGGTACGGTGCTCGGTACCTGTTCTGCTGACTCTGAATTGCACGACTGCCCACTTTGGCTCCACAATAGTCATGTGTCAACACTCCCCTGCTCTAAGAGACTACCCTACCTGCACTtgctttttattatatttattcgtCCTCATGTGCTCATCTCTCTATAAATTAGTTACGGAGAAGAAAACTGAAAGGTTAACAGAGGCGTTTTACATAGGAAGGTCTCTGTCCTGATTTCTTGATTGATGACAGTCGTATCAAGTAGTCTTTCTTCTAAAATAATAATGTGTATTGCACAAACTGAATGCTAGTGTTGTCGATGAAAGAATTGA
This genomic interval carries:
- the LOC120103685 gene encoding magnesium transporter MRS2-1-like isoform X2, producing the protein MAELKERLLPPKPSFATATPAASNPQEPSAACAGHRPLFQGMDFLGLKKRGQGRRSWICVDSTTGGSQVIEVDKFTMMRRCDLPARDLRLLDPLFVYPSTILGREKAIVVNLEQIRCIITADEVFLLNSSDVYVLQYVAELQRRLTAHSVDALAGGSTPPDCLPFEFRALEVALEAACTFLDAQVAELEIEAYPALDELTSKISTLNLEHVRRLKSRLVALTRRVQKARDEIEQLMDDDGDMAEMYLTEKKRRKEASFYSDQSMQGFGCIGAGVSVSAPVSPVSSPPEPRKLVEKNLSLARSRQEDSMKSSGNTENVEELEMLLEAYFVVIDSTLNKLTSLKEYIDDTEDFINIQLDNVRNQLIQFELLLTVATFVVAIFGTFATSFSTDLVGSRNLYKLACLALKENWVKFTKLY
- the LOC120103685 gene encoding magnesium transporter MRS2-1-like isoform X1; the protein is MAELKERLLPPKPSFATATPAASNPQEPSAACAGHRPLFQGMDFLGLKKRGQGRRSWICVDSTTGGSQVIEVDKFTMMRRCDLPARDLRLLDPLFVYPSTILGREKAIVVNLEQIRCIITADEVFLLNSSDVYVLQYVAELQRRLTAHSVDALAGGSTPPDCLPFEFRALEVALEAACTFLDAQVAELEIEAYPALDELTSKISTLNLEHVRRLKSRLVALTRRVQKARDEIEQLMDDDGDMAEMYLTEKKRRKEASFYSDQSMQGFGCIGAGVSVSAPVSPVSSPPEPRKLVEKNLSLARSRQEDSMKSSGNTENVEELEMLLEAYFVVIDSTLNKLTSLKEYIDDTEDFINIQLDNVRNQLIQFELLLTVATFVVAIFGVVAGIFGMNFSITLFEKPRAFQWVLIITGVSGVVIFCSFLCYFRYRRLFPL
- the LOC120103685 gene encoding magnesium transporter MRS2-1-like isoform X3 produces the protein MAELKERLLPPKPSFATATPAASNPQEPSAACAGHRPLFQGMDFLGLKKRGQGRRSWICVDSTTGGSQVIEVDKFTMMRRCDLPARDLRLLDPLFVYPSTILGREKAIVVNLEQIRCIITADEVFLLNSSDVYVLQYVAELQRRLTAHSVDALAGGSTPPDCLPFEFRALEVALEAACTFLDAQVAELEIEAYPALDELTSKISTLNLEHVRRLKSRLVALTRRVQKARDEIEQLMDDDGDMAEMYLTEKKRRKEASFYSDQSMQGFGCIGAGVSVSAPVSPVSSPPEPRKLVEKNLSLARSRQEDSMKSSGNTENVEELEMLLEAYFVVIDSTLNKLTSLKEYIDDTEDFINIQLTFATSFSTDLVGSRNLYKLACLALKENWVKFTKLY